Part of the Arthrobacter gengyunqii genome is shown below.
ACGGTCAGGGACGAATATCTGAGCCCCCCGTTGATCCGGCCGGACCGGTGAGGGAACCGCGATGGTGTTGGAGCGGAAACGACAATAAACAAGTGCCGACACTTCGGCTTTTGTCATTGCACGGGTTCAATTTCCTTCCCCCGGGAAGCGTCCCCGGGGCATAGCCTGCCGCACCTGCGGCACCAGCTCCAGCAGATGCTCCTCCACATAGTCCAGGGCCAGCCGCACCGCGCCTGTGGGCACGAGCATCTTGCCCATGTCCGAGACAGCCAGCCGCGGCGGCTCCGCCACGTAGCCGGCGAGTTCCCGGGTCATGGCAGGCAGCAATGCCTCAGCGGATGCTGCCACGGCACCGCCAATGACGATCAGGCGGGGATCGAAGAAGGACGAAACAAGGGCCAGCACCCGGGCCATGCGCCGGGCAATCCGGTCCAGGATGTCCTGGGCCACCGGATCGCCGTCGACTGCTGCCTCGAAGACATAACGGGCCGAGGCGCGGTTGGTTTTCGACCCCACGAGGTCCCGGATTCGCCCGTCATGCCCCTCTTTGAGGGCGGCACTGCCCCAGAGGCGTGCCAGTTTCGCGATGCCGTCCTCGTTGCCGACGCCCTCAACCAGTTCCAGCCCGCCCATCGCACCCGTTCCGCCGCGGGCACCGTGCAGCAGCCTTCCGGCGTCGATGATTCCGCTGCCCAGGCGCTCGCCGGCGAGGATCACGGCGAGGTTCTTCTCTCCGGCACCCACGCCGCGCCACCGCTCGGCAAGCGCCGCCAGCTTGGCATCATTCTCCAACAGCATCGGCCAGCCCCGGACCTCGCCGAATTCCCGCTGCAGACCGAGGTCAAACATGGGTGCCGTTGGCTGGCCGGGGATGACGACGCCGTCGCCGGTCACCTGTGCGGCAACACCCGTACCGACGCAGAACACCTCAGCTGAGGTGATGCCGGCGTCCCCAAGCGCCTTGTCCACCGCGTCAGTCAAGATCCGCCGTCGGGCATCCGGCTGTCCGCCGTGGCGGGGGAATTGGGCCTCCGCGCCGCCCACGACGGTTCCGGCGAGGTCGGCCACCAGGACCCGGACAGTTGCGATGCCGACGTCGAGCCCCAGGACATAGCCGGCGTTTTCATTGAACTCAAAGCGGCGGGCCGGCCGCCCCTTCTGGCCTTCGGTGCGCGGGGAATCCGCCTCACGGGCCCAGCCCCGGGCAATCAGGTCATCACACACGGCGATCACCGTGGCGCGCGTCAGCCCGGTGGCTTCGATCAGGTCGGTGCCGGTGACCGACGAGGTTGAACGCAGCACTTCCAGCACTGCACGGAGGTTGGTGCGGCGCAGAAACTGGGGGGTGTTTGCGGAGGGGTCCATGGGAGTGCCTTTTGACGTGTGGCGGTAATAACAGCATAATTGTAGAAGGTAATAAATTTAGTGTCTAAATCTAATCCTGATCGAGCCTGAGGAGGCCCCATGACGGTACGTGTCGGAATTAATGGTTTTGGTCGCATTGGCCGCAATTTCCTGCGGGCAGCACTGGAGCACGGAGAAGGCTTTGAGGTTGTGGCAGTCAACGATCTGGGCGATCCCGCCCAGCTGGCGCACCTGCTGAAGTACGACTCCGTTGCCGGACGCCTGAGCGAAAAGGTCTCCGTCGAAGAGGGCAACCTGGTGGTTGGCGGTCACACCATCAAGGTCCTGGCCGAGCGCGATCCCGCCAACCTGCCGTGGGGCGAGCTGGGCGTTGACATCGTCATCGAATCCACCGGCTTCTTCACCAACGCCGACGATGCCCGCAAGCACATCACGGCCGGCGCCAAGAAGGTCCTGGTTTCCGCACC
Proteins encoded:
- a CDS encoding ROK family protein, which produces MDPSANTPQFLRRTNLRAVLEVLRSTSSVTGTDLIEATGLTRATVIAVCDDLIARGWAREADSPRTEGQKGRPARRFEFNENAGYVLGLDVGIATVRVLVADLAGTVVGGAEAQFPRHGGQPDARRRILTDAVDKALGDAGITSAEVFCVGTGVAAQVTGDGVVIPGQPTAPMFDLGLQREFGEVRGWPMLLENDAKLAALAERWRGVGAGEKNLAVILAGERLGSGIIDAGRLLHGARGGTGAMGGLELVEGVGNEDGIAKLARLWGSAALKEGHDGRIRDLVGSKTNRASARYVFEAAVDGDPVAQDILDRIARRMARVLALVSSFFDPRLIVIGGAVAASAEALLPAMTRELAGYVAEPPRLAVSDMGKMLVPTGAVRLALDYVEEHLLELVPQVRQAMPRGRFPGEGN